The following are encoded together in the Cuculus canorus isolate bCucCan1 chromosome 31, bCucCan1.pri, whole genome shotgun sequence genome:
- the LOC104062472 gene encoding class I histocompatibility antigen, F10 alpha chain, whose product MASRWALRLALLLGTVGGLASGLHSLRYFRIAVTKSSSGVPEFVSVGYVDGSLISRYDSESRRVMPRADWMKANLDQNYWDTQSEIGQGNQEIYRTNLDTLRQRYNQTGGVHTIQVMHGCDLLEDNSTKGYYQVAYDGKDFISLDMEKKKFIAADVGAIDTKIKWEKDDMVADRRKNYVENICIPWLKNYVEYGKEVLERKELPTVRVSGRKSGRFLTLRCRVYGFYPRLISVNWLKDNEVRDQDTMWSSIAPNSDGTFYTAAAIDIHPEEREKYRCRVDHSSLSEPGLYAWDEPPERDANNVVIIAVAVVVAILLFTAAIIGVAVWKLKPGKQKDYVMASSTDTGIGSAGSGSKA is encoded by the exons ATGGCGTCGCGGTGGGCGCTGCGGTTGGCGCTCCTCTTGGGGACCGTGGGCGGCCTGGCGAGCG GACTCCATTCCCTGCGTTATTTCCGCATTGCGGTGACCAAATCCAGTTCGGGGGTCCCCGAATTTGTGTCCGTCGGGTACGTGGACGGGAGCCTCATCTCACGATACGACAGCGAGAGCAGAAGGGTGATGCCTCGAGCGGATTGGATGAAGGCCAATCTCGATCAGAATTATTGGGATACCCAATCCGAGATCGGACAGGGAAACCAAGAGATTTACCGCACGAACCTGGACACGCTGCGACAACGCTACAACCAGACTGGGG GGGTTCACACCATTCAGGTCATGCACGGCTGTGATCTCCTGGAGGACAACAGCACCAAAGGATATTATCAGGTCGCCTACGACGGAAAAGACTTTATCTCTTTGgatatggagaagaaaaagtttatCGCGGCCGACGTAGGGGCGATCGACACCAAAATCAAGTGGGAGAAGGACGATATGGTCGCCGATCGGCGGAAAAACTACGTGGAGAACATCTGTATCCCATGGTTGAAGAATTACGTGGAATACGGAaaagaggttctggagaggAAAG AGCTGCCCACGGTCCGAGTGTCGGGAAGGAAGAGCGGAAGGTTCCTGACGTTGCGTTGCCGCGTTTACGGTTTCTACCCGCGCCTCATCTCCGTTAATTGGTTAAAAGATAACGAGGTGAGGGATCAGGACACCATGTGGAGCAGCATCGCGCCCAACAGCGACGGAACCTTCTACACCGCCGCCGCCATCGACATCCACCcggaggagagggagaaatacCGGTGCCGCGTGGACCATTCCAGCCTTTCCGAGCCCGGCCTCTACGCGTGGGATGAACCTCCGGAGAGAGACGCCAACAACGTCGTCATCATCGCCGTGGCCGTGGTTGTTGCCATCTTGCTTTTCACTGCCGCCATCATTGGCGTTGCCGTTTGGAAGTTGAAGCCAG GGAAGCAGAAGGATTACGTCATGGCGTCGA GCACCGACACGGGGATCGGCAGCGCCGGGTCAG GAAGCAAAGCCTGA